Proteins encoded in a region of the Streptomyces sp. NBC_00513 genome:
- a CDS encoding class II histone deacetylase — protein MNTSRLAWYSHEICFWHDPGPGSGYVPVGPGVEPLRQFAVDPDLRRAEGLVKASGVMDRFTGLTPTPASDEDLLLVHVPEHIERVEAASAAGAGDAGVYAHVNYHSAQAARLAVGACVQAATGVMEGRFDRAYCLVRPPGHHAEPDRAMALCLYNNLAVAARAAQRHGARRVLILDWDVHHGNGIQRTFYEDPDVLYVSVHQEGLFPAASGLVLETGAGEGAGTTLNVPLPAGSGHGAYLAVTDRIVAPAARAFGPDLILVAAGVDASGHDPMGRMLCTSRTFHAMTSAMCRLADELTGGRIVFAHEGGYSAWYQPMLVLGTACAVAGLPAPQDPFLHSLEHLPGQRLQRHQDRVITHLEEHHPLLAGAAPAAGRSGASGRPALVDGGP, from the coding sequence GTGAACACCTCCCGCCTCGCGTGGTACAGCCACGAGATCTGTTTCTGGCACGACCCCGGCCCCGGGTCGGGGTACGTGCCCGTCGGACCGGGCGTCGAGCCGCTGCGCCAGTTCGCGGTCGACCCCGACCTCCGGCGTGCCGAGGGGCTGGTCAAGGCGTCCGGGGTGATGGACCGGTTCACCGGCCTCACCCCGACGCCCGCCTCCGACGAGGACCTGCTGCTCGTGCACGTACCCGAACACATCGAGCGGGTCGAGGCGGCCTCGGCGGCCGGCGCGGGTGACGCCGGCGTGTACGCCCACGTCAACTACCACAGCGCGCAGGCCGCGAGGCTCGCCGTCGGGGCCTGCGTGCAGGCCGCCACCGGCGTGATGGAGGGCCGGTTCGACCGGGCGTACTGCCTGGTGCGGCCGCCCGGCCACCACGCCGAGCCGGACCGGGCCATGGCGCTGTGCCTGTACAACAACCTGGCGGTGGCCGCCCGTGCCGCCCAGCGACACGGCGCGCGCCGCGTGCTGATCCTCGACTGGGACGTCCACCACGGCAACGGCATCCAACGGACCTTCTACGAGGACCCCGACGTGCTGTACGTGTCGGTGCACCAGGAGGGGCTGTTCCCGGCGGCGTCCGGTCTCGTGCTGGAGACCGGTGCGGGCGAGGGGGCGGGCACCACGCTCAACGTGCCGCTGCCCGCCGGCTCGGGTCACGGCGCCTACCTCGCCGTGACGGACCGGATCGTGGCACCGGCGGCCCGCGCCTTCGGCCCCGATCTGATCCTGGTGGCGGCGGGCGTCGACGCGAGCGGCCACGATCCGATGGGCCGGATGCTGTGCACCAGCCGCACCTTCCACGCCATGACGTCGGCGATGTGCCGGCTCGCGGACGAACTGACCGGCGGCAGGATCGTCTTCGCCCACGAGGGCGGCTACTCGGCGTGGTACCAGCCGATGCTGGTGTTGGGCACGGCCTGCGCGGTGGCCGGCCTGCCGGCTCCCCAGGACCCGTTCCTGCACTCCCTCGAACACCTTCCCGGCCAGCGCCTCCAGCGTCACCAGGACCGGGTGATCACCCACCTGGAGGAGCACCACCCGCTGCTGGCCGGCGCGGCACCCGCGGCGGGCCGATCCGGTGCCTCCGGGCGGCCCGCGCTCGTGGACGGGGGGCCGTGA
- a CDS encoding thioesterase II family protein has translation MALPHAGGWPSAFRSWWQVLPEDVECVVAQLPGRGARINEPPLTRVKPLVDALGRDLAELEPLPYAVIGHSFGSVLGYELTRFMEQKGLPPTLLAVSARQPPCFPGEPPFAHLRGDAELLEHLTDIGGMSPGLMDRADLMRSSLRAIRADLEAMETYRRPLSGTGVPILALGAVDDPVVIDDRMHLWALETSGGFDRQSFTGGHFYLYTPANAAAIAARLVPGPDDPRSDPLLPHPLAR, from the coding sequence GTGGCGCTCCCGCACGCCGGCGGGTGGCCGTCCGCCTTCCGTTCCTGGTGGCAGGTGCTGCCCGAGGACGTCGAGTGCGTCGTCGCCCAACTGCCGGGTCGCGGCGCGCGCATCAACGAGCCGCCGCTGACCCGCGTCAAGCCGCTGGTCGACGCCCTCGGTCGGGACCTCGCGGAGCTGGAGCCGCTGCCGTACGCGGTCATCGGGCACAGCTTCGGCAGCGTGCTCGGATACGAACTCACCCGCTTCATGGAACAGAAGGGACTGCCTCCCACCCTGCTGGCCGTGTCGGCGCGCCAGCCGCCGTGCTTCCCCGGCGAGCCGCCGTTCGCCCACCTCCGCGGCGACGCGGAGCTGCTGGAGCACCTGACCGACATCGGCGGGATGTCCCCGGGACTGATGGACCGCGCCGACCTGATGCGGTCGTCGCTCCGCGCGATCCGGGCCGACCTGGAGGCCATGGAGACCTACCGCCGGCCGCTGTCCGGCACCGGCGTCCCCATCCTGGCGCTCGGTGCGGTGGACGACCCCGTCGTCATCGACGACCGGATGCACCTGTGGGCGCTGGAGACCTCGGGCGGCTTCGACCGACAGAGCTTCACCGGCGGCCACTTCTACCTCTACACCCCCGCCAACGCGGCGGCCATCGCCGCCCGTCTGGTGCCCGGCCCCGACGACCCCCGGTCGGATCCGCTCCTCCCACACCCCCTCGCCCGATGA
- a CDS encoding MFS transporter encodes MSTTADTTEQAGPREWLGLAVLALPTLLLSIDVSVLHLAVPHISEGLDPSAAQMLWIIDIYGFLIAGFLVTMGTLGDRIGRRKLLLIGAAAFGVASLAAVFADSPAMLIAARAAMGIAGATLMPSTLALIINMFRDGRQRGVAIAVWVTMFSVGIALGPVVGGAMLEYFWWGSVFLLGVPIMGLLLVAGPILLPEYRDEDAGRLDLTSVALSLAAILPIIYGLKEIANDGVGPIPILALVAGLVVGVLFVRRQRTLASPLLDLELFGNRTFRTALITLLLSMLVAGGTYLTVTQYLQLVGGLSPMKAGLYLLPAAFALIVTAVVSPMAASRFRPAYVVAAGLAVSGIGHLMLSLADSSSGVAQVVTGFAFVYAGGGPLIALGTDIVVGSARPEQAGSAAAISETSTELGMALGVALLGSLGTAVYRSGVEIPAGVPEGAGDTLAGAVEAARPLSSEVATALLDSARAAFTDGMNIIGGIGVFVALASAVLVAAVIKLPATGGDSADSDGSADGVVNAAAVEG; translated from the coding sequence ATGAGTACCACCGCCGACACCACCGAACAGGCCGGACCCCGTGAGTGGTTGGGCCTGGCCGTACTGGCGCTGCCGACACTGCTGCTGTCCATCGATGTGAGCGTGCTGCACCTGGCCGTACCGCACATCAGCGAGGGCCTGGACCCCTCCGCCGCCCAGATGCTGTGGATCATCGACATCTACGGGTTCCTGATCGCCGGCTTCCTGGTGACCATGGGAACCCTGGGCGACCGCATCGGCCGCCGGAAGCTGCTTCTGATCGGTGCCGCCGCGTTCGGCGTCGCTTCCCTGGCCGCCGTCTTCGCCGACAGCCCGGCCATGCTGATCGCGGCGCGGGCGGCGATGGGCATCGCCGGAGCCACGCTGATGCCCTCGACCCTCGCCCTGATCATCAACATGTTCCGCGACGGGCGGCAGCGCGGCGTGGCCATCGCCGTCTGGGTCACCATGTTCTCCGTGGGCATCGCGCTCGGCCCGGTGGTCGGCGGAGCCATGCTGGAGTACTTCTGGTGGGGTTCGGTCTTCCTGCTCGGCGTGCCCATCATGGGCCTGCTGCTGGTGGCGGGCCCGATCCTGCTGCCGGAATACCGGGACGAGGACGCGGGACGGCTTGACCTGACCAGCGTGGCGCTGTCGCTCGCCGCCATCCTCCCGATCATCTACGGACTGAAGGAGATCGCCAACGACGGGGTCGGCCCGATCCCGATCCTGGCGCTCGTCGCGGGCCTGGTCGTCGGTGTCCTGTTCGTCCGTCGGCAGCGCACGCTGGCGAGCCCGCTGCTGGACCTCGAGCTGTTCGGGAACCGCACGTTCCGCACGGCGCTGATCACGCTGCTGCTCAGCATGCTCGTGGCGGGTGGAACGTACCTGACGGTGACGCAGTACCTCCAGCTGGTCGGCGGACTCTCCCCGATGAAGGCCGGCCTGTACCTGCTGCCCGCGGCCTTCGCGCTGATCGTGACGGCCGTCGTGTCCCCGATGGCGGCGAGCAGGTTCCGTCCGGCGTACGTCGTCGCCGCCGGATTGGCCGTGTCGGGCATCGGCCACCTCATGCTGAGCCTGGCCGACAGTTCGTCGGGCGTCGCCCAGGTGGTGACGGGCTTCGCCTTCGTCTACGCCGGAGGCGGCCCGCTCATCGCCCTGGGTACGGACATCGTCGTCGGCTCGGCCCGACCGGAGCAGGCCGGATCGGCCGCGGCCATCTCGGAGACCAGCACCGAACTCGGCATGGCGCTCGGCGTGGCCCTGCTGGGCAGTCTCGGGACCGCCGTGTACCGCAGCGGGGTGGAGATCCCCGCGGGGGTGCCGGAGGGCGCCGGTGACACGCTCGCCGGGGCGGTCGAGGCGGCGCGGCCCCTGTCCTCGGAGGTGGCGACGGCCCTGCTCGACTCGGCGCGTGCGGCGTTCACCGACGGCATGAACATCATCGGCGGTATCGGGGTGTTCGTGGCGCTCGCCTCGGCCGTGCTGGTGGCCGCGGTCATCAAGCTCCCGGCCACGGGCGGTGATTCCGCCGATTCCGACGGTTCGGCCGACGGCGTCGTGAACGCCGCCGCCGTGGAGGGATAG
- a CDS encoding VOC family protein, protein MTSSTLTGFYPVLCTERLVESVAFYRTLFGFETTYTSDWYVSLRQPEPPHHELALVAAGHETVPEAFRRPAGGLLLNFEVADVDAEYARLVTGAGLKLELPLRNEAFGQRHFIVAAPDGVLIDVITPIAPTASYAACYEDGSVPGA, encoded by the coding sequence ATGACGTCTTCCACCCTGACCGGCTTCTATCCCGTGCTCTGCACCGAGCGGCTCGTCGAGTCCGTGGCGTTCTACCGCACCCTGTTCGGGTTCGAGACGACCTACACGAGCGACTGGTACGTCAGTCTGCGGCAGCCGGAGCCGCCGCACCACGAACTCGCCCTGGTCGCCGCGGGGCACGAGACGGTACCGGAAGCCTTCCGCCGGCCGGCCGGGGGGCTGCTCCTCAACTTCGAGGTGGCCGATGTGGACGCCGAGTACGCGCGACTCGTCACGGGCGCCGGCCTGAAGTTGGAACTGCCGCTGCGGAATGAGGCGTTCGGTCAACGGCACTTCATCGTGGCGGCTCCGGACGGCGTGTTGATCGATGTCATCACACCCATCGCACCCACGGCCTCCTACGCCGCCTGCTACGAGGACGGGTCCGTCCCCGGGGCGTGA
- a CDS encoding 4'-phosphopantetheinyl transferase superfamily protein, translating into MTARADKAATERPVREARVWVVRREPPWGEERSLSLLDAGERAKADSFTRRRDRSMYLAAHAGLRLVLGERLGLHPRDLRFGRDPCAHCGGEHGRPVLLGGPDDPHFSLSHCAGITLVAVADAPVGVDAEPLPGRRTVELCLARLHPRERGELLRTPWAERPLRFCRLWTRKEAYLKALGTGLSRALDRDYLGDGEAGRPAGWTVAQLSCGPQDSTHAAALAVPAGVRVPVEPCELNWSAYGHVPGRGPSLG; encoded by the coding sequence ATGACAGCACGGGCGGACAAGGCGGCAACGGAACGTCCGGTGCGCGAGGCGCGGGTATGGGTGGTGCGGCGCGAACCCCCGTGGGGGGAGGAGCGCTCGCTCTCCCTGCTCGACGCGGGGGAGAGGGCGAAGGCGGACTCCTTCACCCGCCGGCGCGACCGGTCGATGTACCTGGCGGCGCACGCCGGGCTGCGGCTGGTGTTGGGCGAGAGGCTCGGGCTCCACCCCCGCGACCTCCGGTTCGGCCGGGACCCGTGCGCGCACTGCGGCGGGGAGCACGGCCGGCCGGTCCTCCTGGGCGGCCCGGACGACCCGCACTTCTCCCTCTCCCACTGCGCGGGCATCACGCTCGTCGCCGTCGCCGACGCGCCCGTCGGCGTCGACGCGGAACCACTGCCCGGCCGCCGGACGGTCGAACTGTGCCTGGCGCGGCTGCATCCGCGGGAGCGGGGCGAGTTGCTCCGCACCCCCTGGGCGGAACGGCCCCTGCGCTTCTGCCGGTTGTGGACACGCAAGGAGGCCTACCTGAAGGCACTGGGAACCGGGCTCAGCCGGGCACTGGACCGCGACTACCTGGGAGACGGGGAAGCGGGGCGGCCCGCGGGCTGGACCGTCGCCCAGCTGTCCTGCGGCCCCCAGGACAGCACGCATGCCGCGGCGTTGGCCGTTCCCGCAGGGGTACGGGTGCCCGTCGAACCGTGCGAACTGAACTGGTCGGCGTACGGGCATGTCCCGGGCCGCGGACCCTCGTTGGGGTAG
- a CDS encoding VOC family protein — protein MLISFCPVICTSRPVESRTFYRRLFGFTVTHATEWYAGLGRPGRHHELALVDHGHPALPEALRTPMRAVRITLEVDDRAGEWERLATLGARRCPERGHLVVKDPNGVWIDVVPPN, from the coding sequence ATGCTGATCAGCTTCTGTCCGGTGATCTGCACCTCGCGGCCAGTGGAATCCCGCACGTTCTACCGCAGGCTGTTCGGCTTCACCGTCACCCACGCGACCGAATGGTACGCCGGCCTCGGTCGGCCCGGGCGACACCACGAACTCGCTCTCGTCGACCACGGCCACCCCGCACTGCCCGAGGCGTTGCGCACGCCTATGCGCGCGGTGCGGATCACCCTGGAGGTGGACGACCGGGCAGGGGAGTGGGAGCGACTCGCCACCCTCGGTGCGCGGAGGTGCCCGGAGCGCGGACACCTTGTCGTCAAGGATCCCAACGGGGTCTGGATCGACGTCGTCCCACCGAACTGA
- a CDS encoding TetR/AcrR family transcriptional regulator, whose amino-acid sequence MTSGVRAQQREQTRLTLLRESRRLFSTLGYASVGLSEIVRAAGVTKGALYHHFESKADLFRAVLEQVQQEVAAHIAATADAQEEAWDQLAFGCQAFISASTDPALQRIMLVDGPAVLGWREWRAMNEATSGRHLTEALTLLIHEGTIPAQPVAPLMHLLSGAMNEAVLWLAASEESADLTDTRQALARMLEALRAR is encoded by the coding sequence ATGACGAGCGGGGTTCGGGCGCAGCAGCGGGAGCAGACGCGGCTCACCTTGCTGCGGGAGAGTCGGCGCCTCTTCTCCACCTTGGGTTACGCGTCCGTGGGCCTGTCGGAGATCGTCCGGGCCGCCGGGGTGACCAAGGGCGCGCTGTACCACCACTTCGAGAGCAAGGCCGACTTGTTCCGGGCCGTGTTGGAGCAGGTACAGCAGGAGGTCGCCGCGCACATCGCGGCGACGGCGGACGCCCAGGAGGAAGCCTGGGATCAACTGGCCTTCGGCTGCCAGGCGTTCATCAGCGCCTCCACCGATCCCGCGCTCCAGCGCATCATGCTGGTCGACGGGCCGGCCGTGCTCGGCTGGAGGGAGTGGAGGGCCATGAACGAGGCCACTTCGGGCCGCCACCTGACCGAGGCGCTCACCCTCCTCATCCACGAGGGCACCATCCCCGCACAGCCGGTCGCGCCGCTCATGCATCTGCTCTCGGGGGCCATGAACGAGGCGGTGTTGTGGCTGGCCGCGTCGGAGGAGTCCGCCGATCTCACCGACACGCGGCAGGCGCTGGCGCGGATGCTGGAGGCACTCCGCGCGAGGTGA
- a CDS encoding maleylpyruvate isomerase family mycothiol-dependent enzyme, whose amino-acid sequence MNPAQHTAAVATEAAAFVATVTAADLSTPVPTCPGWTLGDLTRHVGSVHRWFAELLRRRVQQPPTSREVDLRLPEHPDALPDWLAASAAEAAEVFAATDLDAPMWAWGVDQHARFWVRRMLFETLVHRVDAELALGLSPHVDHAPAVDGIDEFLTNLPFADPFAPLTARLRAPDRTLRFSCTDGDGDWLVRLRPDGFALLADHAEPRAADATVRGSAADLLLLLYGRLDHRGDAFQLLGDADLTAHWFAHSAF is encoded by the coding sequence ATGAACCCAGCCCAGCACACGGCAGCCGTCGCCACGGAGGCCGCCGCGTTCGTCGCCACCGTCACGGCGGCCGACCTCTCCACCCCGGTGCCGACCTGCCCCGGCTGGACGCTCGGGGACCTCACGCGGCACGTCGGAAGCGTGCACCGCTGGTTCGCCGAGCTGCTGCGCCGGCGCGTCCAGCAACCGCCGACAAGCCGTGAGGTGGACCTGCGCCTGCCCGAGCACCCCGACGCCCTGCCGGACTGGCTGGCCGCGAGCGCGGCGGAGGCCGCCGAGGTGTTCGCCGCCACCGACCTGGACGCACCGATGTGGGCCTGGGGAGTCGACCAGCACGCCCGGTTCTGGGTCCGGCGCATGCTCTTCGAGACCCTCGTCCACCGGGTCGACGCCGAACTCGCACTCGGCCTCTCCCCGCACGTGGACCACGCCCCGGCCGTCGACGGCATCGACGAGTTCCTCACCAACCTGCCGTTCGCCGACCCCTTCGCACCCCTGACGGCCCGACTGCGCGCCCCTGACCGGACCCTCCGCTTCAGCTGCACGGACGGCGACGGCGACTGGCTGGTCCGTCTGCGCCCGGACGGCTTCGCCCTCCTGGCCGACCACGCCGAGCCCCGCGCGGCGGACGCCACGGTCCGCGGATCCGCCGCCGACCTCCTGCTGCTCCTCTACGGGCGCCTGGACCATCGCGGCGACGCCTTCCAGCTGCTCGGCGACGCCGACCTGACCGCCCACTGGTTCGCCCACTCGGCCTTCTAG
- a CDS encoding LapA family protein, protein MTRKSGTSHGPPTLTVKGRDLRLRTLGFVLLVALAIWFIAANTGSVTVRMWIPTVTIPLWAVLTVTLLVGVVLGLIIARRRARR, encoded by the coding sequence ATGACGCGGAAAAGCGGCACGTCACACGGTCCGCCCACGCTGACCGTCAAGGGGCGGGACCTGCGGTTGCGCACCCTCGGCTTCGTCCTCCTGGTGGCCCTCGCGATCTGGTTCATCGCGGCCAATACCGGATCCGTCACCGTCAGGATGTGGATCCCCACGGTCACGATCCCCCTCTGGGCCGTCCTCACGGTGACGCTGCTCGTGGGCGTGGTGCTCGGCCTGATCATCGCCCGCCGCCGGGCCAGACGATGA
- a CDS encoding PP2C family protein-serine/threonine phosphatase yields MTDPEIDYAAVFQTLPGMVALLSPDLVFLDANEEFLRTSGRTREQVVGGYLFDAFPDNPNDVGASGVRNLHASLRRVLATGERDTMALQRYDVESTERPGEWQERYWSPVNAPVLDSDGRVVLIVHRVAEVTELIVARGAPDGSRARVLEAELYTRARELQEVNDRLRQAHNREREVALALQEAMLPAPGDIGHHRAAVRYRPAVGALNVCGDWYDLVDLPGDRIAVAVGDVVGHGLHAAGVMGLLRSALSAASLVADGPARALEVLGLYARSVQGAENTTAVETYIDWDTHTLAYSSAGHLPPALLHLRGGVEFLDQATDPPLGARPEHVARPQAATGFTEGDTLVLYTDGLVERRREDIDVGLARLTRALTRHRGSAPEALADAILLDLLPPGGSTDDTALLVVRL; encoded by the coding sequence ATGACGGATCCGGAGATCGACTACGCGGCGGTGTTCCAGACGCTGCCCGGCATGGTGGCGCTGCTGAGCCCCGACCTGGTGTTCCTGGACGCGAACGAGGAGTTCCTGCGTACCTCCGGTCGCACCCGCGAGCAGGTGGTCGGCGGCTATCTGTTCGACGCGTTCCCCGACAACCCGAACGACGTCGGCGCCAGCGGCGTCCGCAACCTGCACGCCTCGCTCCGGCGGGTCCTCGCCACCGGTGAGCGCGACACCATGGCCCTGCAACGCTACGACGTGGAGTCCACGGAGCGGCCCGGCGAGTGGCAGGAACGCTACTGGAGCCCGGTCAACGCCCCGGTCCTCGACTCCGACGGCCGGGTCGTCCTGATCGTGCACCGGGTGGCGGAGGTCACCGAGCTCATCGTGGCCCGCGGCGCCCCCGACGGCAGCCGGGCCCGGGTCCTGGAAGCCGAGCTCTACACCCGTGCCCGTGAACTGCAGGAGGTCAACGATCGCCTGCGCCAGGCCCACAACCGTGAACGCGAGGTCGCCCTCGCCCTCCAGGAGGCGATGCTGCCCGCCCCCGGGGACATCGGCCACCACCGCGCCGCCGTCCGCTACCGGCCCGCCGTCGGGGCCCTCAACGTCTGCGGCGACTGGTACGACCTCGTGGACCTGCCCGGAGACCGCATCGCGGTGGCCGTCGGTGACGTCGTCGGCCACGGCCTGCACGCCGCCGGCGTCATGGGCCTGCTCCGCAGTGCCCTCAGCGCCGCCTCCCTCGTCGCCGACGGGCCCGCCCGAGCCCTGGAGGTCCTCGGGCTGTACGCCCGCTCCGTCCAGGGCGCCGAGAACACCACCGCCGTCGAGACCTACATCGACTGGGACACCCACACCCTCGCCTACAGCAGCGCCGGCCACCTCCCGCCCGCCCTGCTCCACCTCCGCGGCGGCGTCGAGTTCCTCGACCAGGCCACCGACCCCCCGCTCGGCGCCCGCCCGGAACACGTCGCACGCCCCCAGGCCGCCACCGGCTTCACCGAGGGCGACACCCTCGTCCTCTACACCGACGGACTCGTCGAGCGTCGCCGGGAGGACATCGACGTCGGCCTCGCCCGCCTCACCCGGGCCCTCACCCGCCACCGGGGAAGCGCCCCCGAGGCCCTCGCCGACGCCATCCTCCTCGACCTCCTCCCGCCCGGGGGCTCCACCGACGACACCGCCCTCCTCGTCGTGCGACTCTGA
- a CDS encoding cytochrome P450, translated as MTVPPPPRFRPAPGTSPEPLAYPFWAGEGLGLPDGYRRLRDRPPVRVRLPYGDDAWLATSYEDVRAVLSDPRFSLAEAVRRDQPRIGPMPRAGGGLIALDAPRHTRLRALLAKEFTARRIEPLRDHVRGVVDGLLDRMVAAGPPADLVEDLAFPLPMTLICELAGVPEDDQPGVRTWADTVCSGSVTPDVVQRHAKEFFARMDDWIEARRRTPADDLISVLVRAADEGVLTADELAGLLNEVLIGGFVTTTNQIANFFAVLLLPGEVGGAEVLAAVRERPDLIPRAVEELLRLVPLLNGLTLPRYAGEDVELGGVLVRAGESVVVSQAAANHDPAVFPSPDRIVLDRPGAPHISFGHGIHYCLGAHLARLELQTVLERVTARLPGLRTAVPEEELRWRSKEFFSGLRSLPVTW; from the coding sequence GTGACCGTGCCCCCGCCCCCGCGTTTCCGCCCCGCCCCGGGCACCTCCCCCGAGCCTCTCGCGTACCCGTTCTGGGCCGGCGAAGGGCTCGGCCTGCCCGACGGCTACCGGCGGCTGCGCGACCGGCCACCCGTCCGGGTCCGGCTGCCGTACGGGGACGACGCCTGGCTCGCCACCAGCTACGAGGACGTGCGCGCCGTCCTGTCGGACCCCCGGTTCAGTCTCGCGGAGGCCGTGCGTCGCGACCAGCCCCGCATCGGCCCCATGCCCCGGGCCGGCGGGGGCCTCATCGCCCTCGACGCCCCTCGCCACACCCGGCTGCGGGCACTGCTGGCGAAGGAGTTCACCGCCCGGCGCATCGAGCCGCTCCGCGACCATGTCCGCGGGGTCGTGGACGGGCTGCTCGACCGGATGGTGGCGGCCGGTCCGCCCGCCGACCTCGTGGAGGACCTCGCCTTCCCGCTGCCCATGACCCTGATCTGCGAACTCGCGGGGGTACCGGAGGACGACCAGCCGGGCGTGCGCACCTGGGCGGACACGGTGTGTTCCGGCAGCGTGACTCCCGATGTCGTGCAGCGGCACGCCAAGGAGTTCTTCGCCCGCATGGACGACTGGATCGAGGCGCGCCGGCGCACCCCCGCGGACGACCTGATCAGCGTCCTGGTCCGGGCCGCCGACGAGGGGGTCCTGACGGCGGACGAACTGGCGGGGTTGCTGAACGAGGTCCTCATCGGCGGCTTCGTCACCACCACCAACCAGATCGCCAACTTCTTCGCGGTCCTGTTGCTCCCGGGGGAGGTCGGCGGCGCCGAGGTACTGGCGGCCGTCCGCGAGCGGCCCGACCTGATCCCCCGCGCCGTCGAGGAACTCCTGCGTCTCGTCCCCCTGCTCAACGGCCTGACCCTGCCCCGCTACGCCGGCGAGGACGTGGAGCTGGGTGGTGTCCTGGTCCGTGCCGGTGAGTCGGTCGTCGTCTCCCAGGCGGCCGCCAATCACGACCCCGCGGTCTTCCCGTCCCCGGACCGCATCGTCCTCGACCGGCCGGGCGCCCCGCACATCAGCTTCGGCCACGGGATCCACTACTGCCTGGGTGCCCACCTGGCCCGCCTCGAACTCCAGACGGTCCTGGAGCGGGTGACGGCGCGTCTGCCGGGTCTGCGGACGGCCGTACCGGAGGAGGAACTGCGATGGCGCTCCAAGGAGTTCTTCAGCGGTCTGCGGTCACTGCCCGTCACCTGGTGA